From the genome of Glycine max cultivar Williams 82 chromosome 2, Glycine_max_v4.0, whole genome shotgun sequence, one region includes:
- the LOC100809452 gene encoding glucose-6-phosphate isomerase 1, chloroplastic, whose product MASISGICSSSPTLNHSTPKRRRTPLLPSSSFPSKPSPPRSLARETPAPQQQQQQLSAVTKPLHAGLEKEPRALWRRYVEWLYQHKELGLYLDVSRVGFSDDFVREMEPRFHAALRAMEDLEKGAIANPDEGRMVGHYWLRDSARAPTSFLKSQIDNTLVAICTFADDVVTGKIKPPSSPEGRFTQILSVGIGGSALGPQFVAEALAPDNPPLKIRFIDNTDPAGIDHQIAQLGPELASTLVIVISKSGGTPETRNGLLEVQKAFREAGLSFPKQGVAITQENSLLDNTARIEGWLARFPMFDWVGGRTSEMSAVGLLPAALQSIDIREMLAGAALMDEANRSTVIRNNPAALLALCWYWATDGVGSKDMVILPYKDSLLLFSRYLQQLVMESLGKEFDLNGNRVNQGISVYGNKGSTDQHAYIQQLREGVHNFFVTFIEVLRDRPPGHDWELEPGVTCGDYLFGMLQGTRSALYANNRESITVTVQEVTPRSVGALVALYERAVGIYASLVNINAYHQPGVEAGKKAAGEVLALQKRVLAVLNEASCKEPVEPLTLEEVADRCHAPEDIEMIYKIIAHMAANDRALIAEGNCGSPRSIKVFLGECNLDELYA is encoded by the exons ATGGCTTCAATCTCAGGCATATGCTCATCCTCCCCAACTCTCAACCACTCCACCCCAAAACGACGCCGCACCCCACTCCTCCCTTCCTCCTCATTCCCCTCTAAACCCTCCCCGCCTCGCTCCCTCGCGCGTGAGACCCCCGCGccgcaacaacaacaacaacaactctcCGCAGTAACAAAACCACTCCACGCCGGGCTCGAGAAGGAGCCACGCGCCCTATGGCGGCGCTACGTGGAGTGGCTCTACCAGCACAAGGAGCTGGGGCTCTACCTTGACGTGAGCCGGGTCGGGTTCTCCGACGACTTCGTCCGCGAAATGGAGCCCCGCTTCCACGCCGCGCTCCGCGCCATGGAGGACCTCGAGAAGGGTGCCATCGCCAACCCCGACGAAGGGAGAATGGTGGGGCACTACTGGCTCAGGGACTCTGCTCGGGCGCCCACCTCGTTCCTTAAATCGCAGATTGATAACACGCTCGTCGCCATTTGCACCTTCGCCGACGACGTCGTCACCGGTAAG ATTAAGCCGCCATCGTCGCCGGAGGGGAGGTTTACGCAGATACTTTCCGTGGGGATTGGAGGTTCCGCGCTTGGACCGCAGTTTGTGGCGGAGGCACTGGCTCCGGATAATCCTCCACTCAAG ATAAGATTTATTGACAACACGGATCCTGCTGGAATTGATCACCAGATTGCGCAACTTGGTCCTGAGCTAGCTTCCACACTTGTGATCGTAATTTCGAAG AGTGGAGGTACCCCTGAGACTAGAAATGGCTTATTGGAAGTTCAGAAAGCCTTTCGTGAAGCTGGATTGAGTTTCCCAAAACAG GGCGTTGCTATAACTCAAGAAAATTCTTTGCTGGATAACACTGCAAGAATTGAGGGTTGGTTAGCTAGATTTCCAATGTTTGACTGGGTGGGAGGTAGAACATCAGAGATGTCTGCAGTGGGCCTGCTTCCAGCAGCCCTTCAG AGCATTGACATAAGAGAAATGCTTGCTGGTGCAGCATTAATGGATGAGGCGAATAGGAGTACTGTG ATAAGGAATAATCCTGCAGCTTTGCTGGCTTTATGTTGGTATTGGGCTACAGATGGTGTAGGATCAAAA GATATGGTTATCCTTCCATATAAGGACAGCTTGTTATTATTTAGTAGATACTTGCAACAGTTGGTCATGGAATCTCTAGGCAAGGAGTTTGACTTGAATGGTAATCGG GTTAATCAAGGAATTAGTGTCTATGGAAATAAAGGAAGCACAGATCAGCATGC CTACATTCAACAACTGAGGGAAGGTGTGCACAATTTTTTTGTGACATTCATTGAGGTGCTACGCGATAGACCACCTGGTCATGATTGGGAGCTTGAACCAGGTGTCACATGTGGTGACTACCTGTTTGGTATGCTACAG GGAACAAGGTCAGCCCTGTATGCCAATAACCGTGAATCCATCACTGTCACAGTGCAAGAAGTGACACCCAGATCAGTTGGTGCCCTTGTAGCCCTTTATGAACGGGCCGTTGGAATATATGCTTCGCTTGTTAACATAAATGCTTATCACCAACCTG GTGTGGAAGCTGGTAAGAAAGCAGCAGGAGAAGTGTTAGCACTTCAGAAACGGGTATTGGCAGTACTCAATGAAGCAAG CTGCAAGGAGCCTGTTGAACCATTAACACTTGAAGAAGTAGCTGACCGTTGCCATGCCCCAGAAGAT ATTGAAATGATTTACAAGATCATTGCTCATATGGCTGCCAATGACAGAGCACTAATTGCTGAAGGTAACTGTGGTTCTCCGAGGAGCATCAAGGTTTTTCTTGGGGAGTGTAATCTTGATGAATTGTACGCTTGA
- the LOC100813198 gene encoding uncharacterized protein isoform X2: MFTEGLDRNALRWVREEVPFSNTALRSRNDPISGMKSGAGRGFGLPPPAKFRSGHLPANAIPVSTVMPGETGDSGSNSDNDDSIESEEEVYGGRYSLDSSPQDRRVPPNGAARRYGNLTRPRYASDYTYSEVSSSRETLVGKPGTVRDPLMRGAANVRQSGFTEDDSSDSAASSEFSTTQVGGSINGALPRGRTYLSEGYASSVPSRMNVKSTAEKNGRISDDEDDDIPSAPPFVGSTQEIRQTHEETAASRVHATPNKAESSSLKSMSGDKIENHVENGSPDQFARIATGSEAATSSNSHPPRLPTFHASALGPWHGVIAYDACVRLCLHAWAMQCMEAPMFLENECALLRDAFGLRQILLQSEDELMVKCNAEPSSEGVAPKPKKLIGKMKVQVRKVKMGLDPPTGCSMSSIMTHKIKMESVRHHFSNLQSSLSAGWQALRRIRFIPRLPANGSLARQSLAYVHASTRYIQQVSGLLKVGVVTTLRNNSSSYEVGQETYSCSLRLKSTVEEDAIRLQPGSSEVHMFFPDSLGDDLIVEVQESNGKHFGRVLVQVATIADDPADKLRWWPIYREPDHELVGKLQLYVNYSTSADDNSHLKYGSVAETVAYDLVLEVAMKIQGFQQRNLLLHGPWKWLLTQFASYYGVSEIYTKLRYLSYVMDVATPTADCLNLVYNLLAPVIMKGNSKTSLSHQENRILGETKDQIEQILTLVFENYKSLDESSFSGIIEVFRPATGQAAPALEPAVKLYKLLHDILSPEAQTAFCHYFQVAAKKRSKRHLSETDEYITQNNENSLMDGMAMSTAYQKMKTLCVNLRNEIHTDIQIHNQNILPSFVDLPNISASIYSTELCNRLRAFLISCPPTGPSSPVAELVIATSDFQRDLVSWGIGPIKGGVDAKELFHLYILVWIQDKRLSLLESCKLDKVKWSGVRTQHSTTPFVDDMYERLKETLTDYEVIICRWPEYTLVLENAVADIEKAIVEALDKQYADVISPLKESMGPKKFGLNKYVQKLAKRSTCAYVVPDELGVLLNSLKRMLDSLRPRVESQFKTWGSCLPHVGNTTPGERLSEVTVMLRAKFRNYVQAIVEKLAENAKLQNTTKLKKILQDSKETVVESDLRNRMQPLKDQLANTISHLYSVFETHVFIAICRGYWDRMGQEILSFLENRKENRSWYKGSRVAVSILDDTFASHMQQLLGNALHEKDLEPPRSIMEVRSMLCKDAPNHKDNTFYY; encoded by the exons ATGTTCACCGAAGGCCTTGACAGAAATGCACTTCGATGGGTCAGAGAG GAAGTCCCATTCTCAAACACTGCATTGAGATCTCGCAATGATCCCATCAGTGGGATGAAGAGTGGTGCTGGCAGAGGGTTTGGGTTGCCACCCCCAGCAAAATTCAGAAGTGGGCATCTTCCTGCTAATGCAATCCCTGTGTCAACAGTCATGCCGGGTGAGACTGGCGACAGCGGTTCAAATTCTGATAATGACGACAGCATCGAATCGGAGGAGGAGGTTTATGGTGGCAGGTATTCATTGGATTCGTCACCGCAAGACCGAAGAGTCCCCCCCAATGGTGCTGCTAGGAGATATGGGAACCTCACTCGACCCCGGTATGCAAGTGATTATACATATTCCGAGGTCAGTTCTTCCAGGGAAACACTGGTTGGCAAACCTGGTACTGTGAGGGATCCATTGATGAGGGGGGCGGCAAATGTAAGACAGAGTGGCTTCACAGAGGATGATTCATCGGATTCTGCAGCCAGCTCCGAATTCTCTACCACACAGGTAGGAGGAAGTATCAATGGAGCACTGCCTAGAGGTAGAACTTATTTGTCTGAAGGGTATGCTTCTAGTGTGCCTTCAAGGATGAATGTGAAAAGTACTGCAGAAAAG AATGGAAGAATATCTGATGATGAGGATGATGACATTCCCAGTGCACCCCCATTTGTTGGTTCTACTCAAGAGATCAGACAAACACATGAGGAAACTGCTGCTTCCAGAGTTCATGCTACTCCAAATAAAGCAGAATCAAGTTCTTTGAAATCCATGTCTGGGGATAAGATAGAAAACCATGTCGAAAATGGGAGCCCTGACCAATTTGCTAG AATTGCTACTGGTTCAGAGGCTGCTACATCTTCAAATTCACACCCACCTCGCCTTCCAACATTTCATGCAAG TGCTCTTGGTCCATGGCATGGAGTGATTGCATATGATGCTTGTGTGCGTCTTTGCCTTCATGCTTGGGCAATGCAGTGCATGGAAGCTCCTATGTTTTTGGAAAATGAATGTGCTTTACTTAGGGATGCATTTGG ATTGCGACAAATTCTATTGCAATCAGAAGATGAACTAATGGTGAAGTGCAATGCGGAGCCTTCCAGTGAGGGTGTTGCTCCAAAACCCAAAAAACTTATTGGCAAGATGAAGGTGCAAG TTCGTAAAGTCAAAATGGGCTTGGACCCTCCTACTGGCTGTAGCATGTCATCGATCATGACgcacaaaattaaaatggaatctGTGCGACACCATTTCTCCAATTTGCAATCATCACTGTCTGCTGGATGGCAAGCTCTCAGAAGAATTCGATTTATACCACGTTTGCCTGCAAATGGTTCCTTGGCTCGACAGAGCTTGGCATATGTGCATGCTAGCACCCGCTATATACAGCAGGTGTCTGGACTCCTGAAAGTTGGTGTTGTAACAACTCTAAGGAATAATTCATCATCCTATGAAGTTGGGCAAG AGACATACTCATGTTCCTTAAGGTTGAAAAGCACAGTTGAAGAAGATGCAATAAGGTTGCAGCCTGGATCTAGTGAAGTCCATATGTT TTTTCCAGATAGCCTCGGAGATGATTTGATTGTTGAAGTTCAAGAATCCAATGGAAAGCATTTTGGCCGTGTTCTTGTCCAAGTGGCTACTATAGCTGATGATCCG GCTGACAAATTACGCTGGTGGCCTATTTATCGTGAACCAGACCATGAGCTTGTGGGCAAGTTACAGCTGTATGTAAATTATTCAACAAGTGCAGATGACAATAGTCACCTCAAG TATGGTTCTGTAGCAGAGACAGTTGCATATGACTTAGTTTTGGAAGTTGCAATGAAAATCCAGGGATTTCAGCAAAGGAATTTATTGTTGCACGGTCCATGGAAATGGCTGTTGACACAGTTTGCATCTTATTATGGGGTATCTGAGATATATACCAAGCTGCG ATATCTATCTTATGTCATGGATGTGGCTACACCTACAGCAGACTGCCTCAACTTGGTGTATAACCTGCTAGCACCTGTTATCATGAAGGGCAATAGCAAGACTTCTTTGAGCCACCAGGAG AACCGAATACTAGGAGAGACCAAGGATCAAATTGAACAGATACTTACACTTGTTTTTGAGAATTATAAATCACTTGATGAGTCTTCTTTCTCGGGCATCATAGAGGTTTTCAGACCAGCAACGGGTCAAGCAGCACCAGCCTTGGAACCTGCTGTTAAACTCTACAAGCTTCTTCATGATATCTTATCTCCTGAGGCTCAAACTGCATTTTGTCATTATTTCCAG GTTGCTGCAAAAAAGAGGTCCAAGAGGCACCTGAGTGAAACAGATGAATATATTacacaaaataatgaaaacagTTTGATGGATGGCATGGCTATGTCTACTGCTTACCAGAAGATGAAAACCCTATGTGTAAATCTTAGAAATGAGATCCATACTGATATCCAGATTCATAATCAAAATATACTACCTAG CTTTGTGGACCTGCCAAATATTTCTGCTTCCATATACAGCACAGAGCTTTGCAATAGATTACGAGCCTTCCTCATATCTTGTCCACCGACGGGCCCATCATCACCAGTGGCAGAACTTGTTATTGCAACATCAGATTTTCAGAGAGATCTTGTAAGCTGGGGTATTGG TCCTATCAAAGGTGGAGTGGACGCAAAAGAGTTGTTCCATTTGTATATTCTTGTTTGGATCCAAGATAAACGTCTATCTTTGCTGGAGTCATGCAAATTAGATAAG GTGAAATGGTCAGGAGTTAGAACACAACATTCTACTACTCCCTTTGTTGATGATATGTATGAGCGGCTGAAGGAGACGTTGACAGACTACGAGGTCATCATTTGCCGCTGGCCAGAATATACCTTGGTCTTAGAGAAT GCCGTTGCTGATATTGAAAAGGCCATTGTGGAAGCTTTAGACAAACAATATGCGGATGTAATATCTCCTCTCAAAGAAAGCATGGGTCCTAAGAAATTCGGCCTTAATAAATATGTCCAAAAACTTGCCAAACGCTCTACATGTGCCTATGTGGTTCCTGATGAG CTTGGAGTTCTTTTGAATTCCTTGAAGAGAATGCTCGACAGCTTGCGCCCCAGGGTCGAATCCCAGTTCAAGACATGGGGTTCTTGCTTGCCACATGTTGGAAACACAACACCTGGTGAGCGACTTAGTGAGGTGACAGTGATGCTGAGAGCAAAGTTCAGGAACTACGTGCAAGCTATTGTGGAGAAACTTGCGGAGAAT GCAAAGTTACAGAAtaccacaaaattaaaaaagattctTCAAGATTCGAAGGAAACTGTTGTGGAGTCTGATTTAAGAAATAGAATGCAGCCACTGAAAGATCAGTTGGCTAATACCATAAGCCACCTTTACAGTGTCTTTGAGACTCATGTTTTCATTGCCATATGCCGAGGTTATTGGGATCGTATGGGACAG GAAATTTTAAGTTTCTTGGAGAACAGAAAAGAGAATAGATCGTGGTACAAAGGTTCAAGGGTTGCTGTTTCT ATTCTGGATGATACATTTG
- the LOC100813198 gene encoding uncharacterized protein isoform X1, with amino-acid sequence MFTEGLDRNALRWVREKEVPFSNTALRSRNDPISGMKSGAGRGFGLPPPAKFRSGHLPANAIPVSTVMPGETGDSGSNSDNDDSIESEEEVYGGRYSLDSSPQDRRVPPNGAARRYGNLTRPRYASDYTYSEVSSSRETLVGKPGTVRDPLMRGAANVRQSGFTEDDSSDSAASSEFSTTQVGGSINGALPRGRTYLSEGYASSVPSRMNVKSTAEKNGRISDDEDDDIPSAPPFVGSTQEIRQTHEETAASRVHATPNKAESSSLKSMSGDKIENHVENGSPDQFARIATGSEAATSSNSHPPRLPTFHASALGPWHGVIAYDACVRLCLHAWAMQCMEAPMFLENECALLRDAFGLRQILLQSEDELMVKCNAEPSSEGVAPKPKKLIGKMKVQVRKVKMGLDPPTGCSMSSIMTHKIKMESVRHHFSNLQSSLSAGWQALRRIRFIPRLPANGSLARQSLAYVHASTRYIQQVSGLLKVGVVTTLRNNSSSYEVGQETYSCSLRLKSTVEEDAIRLQPGSSEVHMFFPDSLGDDLIVEVQESNGKHFGRVLVQVATIADDPADKLRWWPIYREPDHELVGKLQLYVNYSTSADDNSHLKYGSVAETVAYDLVLEVAMKIQGFQQRNLLLHGPWKWLLTQFASYYGVSEIYTKLRYLSYVMDVATPTADCLNLVYNLLAPVIMKGNSKTSLSHQENRILGETKDQIEQILTLVFENYKSLDESSFSGIIEVFRPATGQAAPALEPAVKLYKLLHDILSPEAQTAFCHYFQVAAKKRSKRHLSETDEYITQNNENSLMDGMAMSTAYQKMKTLCVNLRNEIHTDIQIHNQNILPSFVDLPNISASIYSTELCNRLRAFLISCPPTGPSSPVAELVIATSDFQRDLVSWGIGPIKGGVDAKELFHLYILVWIQDKRLSLLESCKLDKVKWSGVRTQHSTTPFVDDMYERLKETLTDYEVIICRWPEYTLVLENAVADIEKAIVEALDKQYADVISPLKESMGPKKFGLNKYVQKLAKRSTCAYVVPDELGVLLNSLKRMLDSLRPRVESQFKTWGSCLPHVGNTTPGERLSEVTVMLRAKFRNYVQAIVEKLAENAKLQNTTKLKKILQDSKETVVESDLRNRMQPLKDQLANTISHLYSVFETHVFIAICRGYWDRMGQEILSFLENRKENRSWYKGSRVAVSILDDTFASHMQQLLGNALHEKDLEPPRSIMEVRSMLCKDAPNHKDNTFYY; translated from the exons ATGTTCACCGAAGGCCTTGACAGAAATGCACTTCGATGGGTCAGAGAG AAGGAAGTCCCATTCTCAAACACTGCATTGAGATCTCGCAATGATCCCATCAGTGGGATGAAGAGTGGTGCTGGCAGAGGGTTTGGGTTGCCACCCCCAGCAAAATTCAGAAGTGGGCATCTTCCTGCTAATGCAATCCCTGTGTCAACAGTCATGCCGGGTGAGACTGGCGACAGCGGTTCAAATTCTGATAATGACGACAGCATCGAATCGGAGGAGGAGGTTTATGGTGGCAGGTATTCATTGGATTCGTCACCGCAAGACCGAAGAGTCCCCCCCAATGGTGCTGCTAGGAGATATGGGAACCTCACTCGACCCCGGTATGCAAGTGATTATACATATTCCGAGGTCAGTTCTTCCAGGGAAACACTGGTTGGCAAACCTGGTACTGTGAGGGATCCATTGATGAGGGGGGCGGCAAATGTAAGACAGAGTGGCTTCACAGAGGATGATTCATCGGATTCTGCAGCCAGCTCCGAATTCTCTACCACACAGGTAGGAGGAAGTATCAATGGAGCACTGCCTAGAGGTAGAACTTATTTGTCTGAAGGGTATGCTTCTAGTGTGCCTTCAAGGATGAATGTGAAAAGTACTGCAGAAAAG AATGGAAGAATATCTGATGATGAGGATGATGACATTCCCAGTGCACCCCCATTTGTTGGTTCTACTCAAGAGATCAGACAAACACATGAGGAAACTGCTGCTTCCAGAGTTCATGCTACTCCAAATAAAGCAGAATCAAGTTCTTTGAAATCCATGTCTGGGGATAAGATAGAAAACCATGTCGAAAATGGGAGCCCTGACCAATTTGCTAG AATTGCTACTGGTTCAGAGGCTGCTACATCTTCAAATTCACACCCACCTCGCCTTCCAACATTTCATGCAAG TGCTCTTGGTCCATGGCATGGAGTGATTGCATATGATGCTTGTGTGCGTCTTTGCCTTCATGCTTGGGCAATGCAGTGCATGGAAGCTCCTATGTTTTTGGAAAATGAATGTGCTTTACTTAGGGATGCATTTGG ATTGCGACAAATTCTATTGCAATCAGAAGATGAACTAATGGTGAAGTGCAATGCGGAGCCTTCCAGTGAGGGTGTTGCTCCAAAACCCAAAAAACTTATTGGCAAGATGAAGGTGCAAG TTCGTAAAGTCAAAATGGGCTTGGACCCTCCTACTGGCTGTAGCATGTCATCGATCATGACgcacaaaattaaaatggaatctGTGCGACACCATTTCTCCAATTTGCAATCATCACTGTCTGCTGGATGGCAAGCTCTCAGAAGAATTCGATTTATACCACGTTTGCCTGCAAATGGTTCCTTGGCTCGACAGAGCTTGGCATATGTGCATGCTAGCACCCGCTATATACAGCAGGTGTCTGGACTCCTGAAAGTTGGTGTTGTAACAACTCTAAGGAATAATTCATCATCCTATGAAGTTGGGCAAG AGACATACTCATGTTCCTTAAGGTTGAAAAGCACAGTTGAAGAAGATGCAATAAGGTTGCAGCCTGGATCTAGTGAAGTCCATATGTT TTTTCCAGATAGCCTCGGAGATGATTTGATTGTTGAAGTTCAAGAATCCAATGGAAAGCATTTTGGCCGTGTTCTTGTCCAAGTGGCTACTATAGCTGATGATCCG GCTGACAAATTACGCTGGTGGCCTATTTATCGTGAACCAGACCATGAGCTTGTGGGCAAGTTACAGCTGTATGTAAATTATTCAACAAGTGCAGATGACAATAGTCACCTCAAG TATGGTTCTGTAGCAGAGACAGTTGCATATGACTTAGTTTTGGAAGTTGCAATGAAAATCCAGGGATTTCAGCAAAGGAATTTATTGTTGCACGGTCCATGGAAATGGCTGTTGACACAGTTTGCATCTTATTATGGGGTATCTGAGATATATACCAAGCTGCG ATATCTATCTTATGTCATGGATGTGGCTACACCTACAGCAGACTGCCTCAACTTGGTGTATAACCTGCTAGCACCTGTTATCATGAAGGGCAATAGCAAGACTTCTTTGAGCCACCAGGAG AACCGAATACTAGGAGAGACCAAGGATCAAATTGAACAGATACTTACACTTGTTTTTGAGAATTATAAATCACTTGATGAGTCTTCTTTCTCGGGCATCATAGAGGTTTTCAGACCAGCAACGGGTCAAGCAGCACCAGCCTTGGAACCTGCTGTTAAACTCTACAAGCTTCTTCATGATATCTTATCTCCTGAGGCTCAAACTGCATTTTGTCATTATTTCCAG GTTGCTGCAAAAAAGAGGTCCAAGAGGCACCTGAGTGAAACAGATGAATATATTacacaaaataatgaaaacagTTTGATGGATGGCATGGCTATGTCTACTGCTTACCAGAAGATGAAAACCCTATGTGTAAATCTTAGAAATGAGATCCATACTGATATCCAGATTCATAATCAAAATATACTACCTAG CTTTGTGGACCTGCCAAATATTTCTGCTTCCATATACAGCACAGAGCTTTGCAATAGATTACGAGCCTTCCTCATATCTTGTCCACCGACGGGCCCATCATCACCAGTGGCAGAACTTGTTATTGCAACATCAGATTTTCAGAGAGATCTTGTAAGCTGGGGTATTGG TCCTATCAAAGGTGGAGTGGACGCAAAAGAGTTGTTCCATTTGTATATTCTTGTTTGGATCCAAGATAAACGTCTATCTTTGCTGGAGTCATGCAAATTAGATAAG GTGAAATGGTCAGGAGTTAGAACACAACATTCTACTACTCCCTTTGTTGATGATATGTATGAGCGGCTGAAGGAGACGTTGACAGACTACGAGGTCATCATTTGCCGCTGGCCAGAATATACCTTGGTCTTAGAGAAT GCCGTTGCTGATATTGAAAAGGCCATTGTGGAAGCTTTAGACAAACAATATGCGGATGTAATATCTCCTCTCAAAGAAAGCATGGGTCCTAAGAAATTCGGCCTTAATAAATATGTCCAAAAACTTGCCAAACGCTCTACATGTGCCTATGTGGTTCCTGATGAG CTTGGAGTTCTTTTGAATTCCTTGAAGAGAATGCTCGACAGCTTGCGCCCCAGGGTCGAATCCCAGTTCAAGACATGGGGTTCTTGCTTGCCACATGTTGGAAACACAACACCTGGTGAGCGACTTAGTGAGGTGACAGTGATGCTGAGAGCAAAGTTCAGGAACTACGTGCAAGCTATTGTGGAGAAACTTGCGGAGAAT GCAAAGTTACAGAAtaccacaaaattaaaaaagattctTCAAGATTCGAAGGAAACTGTTGTGGAGTCTGATTTAAGAAATAGAATGCAGCCACTGAAAGATCAGTTGGCTAATACCATAAGCCACCTTTACAGTGTCTTTGAGACTCATGTTTTCATTGCCATATGCCGAGGTTATTGGGATCGTATGGGACAG GAAATTTTAAGTTTCTTGGAGAACAGAAAAGAGAATAGATCGTGGTACAAAGGTTCAAGGGTTGCTGTTTCT ATTCTGGATGATACATTTG